One window of Mucilaginibacter inviolabilis genomic DNA carries:
- a CDS encoding DUF2809 domain-containing protein: MIKSYRYFTPALLLFLTEAIIAWYVHDSIIRPYGGDFLAVLFLYCLIKSFFYIPPFKAALLALLIAYAIEISQYFHLTTLLGLQNSKTITLLLGSSFSWTDMLCYTGAFVLIIIIEQFRSQPTTGRPKLRKPKK, translated from the coding sequence ATGATAAAATCATATCGATATTTCACCCCTGCTCTCCTACTCTTTTTAACGGAAGCTATCATTGCCTGGTATGTGCATGATAGCATTATCCGCCCATATGGCGGCGATTTTCTGGCCGTATTATTTCTGTATTGCCTTATCAAAAGCTTTTTTTATATACCGCCATTTAAAGCCGCTTTACTGGCATTATTGATAGCATACGCTATAGAGATATCTCAATATTTTCATTTAACTACGCTATTAGGCCTGCAAAACTCAAAAACGATCACCTTACTATTGGGCAGCTCCTTTTCATGGACAGATATGTTGTGTTATACCGGTGCTTTTGTATTGATCATCATCATCGAACAATTCAGATCCCAGCCTACCACAGGTAGACCGAAACTCCGAAAGCCGAAAAAATAA